From one Acidobacteriota bacterium genomic stretch:
- a CDS encoding TolC family protein, with product MLCFALAGPIQAQQPKADDLPLAPAPNPSVMQLAGGVTVERATPGALPLSIDEAINRGLKHNLSIELSVQNQKLVHGQVLTVKNNLMPSMTATARTSTQETNLAAMGFKPQNIKIPGFTGTFPEIVKVDVTAAQLNLNQQLFNVPAYYMYRAAQKADEVASWSMLNQRGTVVLNVATQYLRAVADAAEIENARSLVKADEVALHQAEASHDAGVGTHLDVLRARVQLQTQQQTLINDENVFAKDKIALNRLIGLPAEQELTLTDPAPYAEFAELPLDQAMALAFDRRKDLRSLQAQQELAGRTVKAVKYERLPSLAFDGNYGVLGETTGLYHGVFSAAGKLTFPIFQEGQLRGEREVAQAQVTGLRQQVASLKVSIEQQIRASMMDVATAQALVQVARSNVDLASQQLQDTTDRYIAGVDDNLPVVQAQATLAAAKSRLVQTLYQYNQAKLNLARNTGVVETQYKTYLGR from the coding sequence ATGCTGTGTTTTGCGCTGGCCGGGCCTATTCAGGCACAGCAGCCCAAAGCAGACGACCTGCCGCTGGCTCCGGCTCCGAACCCCTCCGTCATGCAGTTGGCCGGGGGAGTGACCGTGGAACGGGCGACCCCCGGCGCTTTGCCGTTGAGCATCGACGAGGCGATCAATCGCGGGCTGAAACACAATCTCAGTATCGAGCTGAGTGTGCAGAACCAGAAGCTGGTGCATGGGCAGGTGCTGACGGTAAAGAACAACCTGATGCCCAGCATGACGGCAACGGCGCGCACCTCCACGCAGGAGACCAACCTGGCGGCGATGGGCTTCAAGCCGCAGAACATCAAGATTCCCGGATTCACCGGGACCTTTCCCGAGATCGTCAAGGTTGATGTGACGGCCGCGCAGTTGAACCTGAATCAGCAGCTCTTCAACGTCCCGGCGTACTACATGTATCGCGCGGCACAGAAGGCCGATGAGGTAGCGTCATGGTCGATGCTGAACCAGCGCGGCACGGTGGTGCTGAACGTTGCCACGCAGTATCTGCGCGCTGTTGCCGATGCGGCGGAGATCGAGAATGCCCGCTCCCTGGTGAAGGCTGACGAGGTGGCGCTGCATCAGGCGGAGGCATCGCACGATGCCGGTGTGGGTACGCACCTCGATGTGCTGCGCGCGCGGGTACAACTTCAGACGCAGCAGCAGACGCTGATCAACGATGAGAATGTCTTCGCCAAGGACAAGATTGCGCTGAACAGGCTGATCGGCCTGCCTGCCGAGCAGGAGTTGACGCTGACCGATCCCGCGCCTTATGCGGAGTTCGCAGAGCTTCCTCTGGACCAGGCGATGGCGCTGGCGTTTGATCGCCGCAAGGACCTGCGCAGTTTGCAGGCCCAGCAGGAGCTTGCGGGGCGAACGGTAAAGGCGGTGAAGTACGAGCGTCTGCCTTCGCTGGCGTTCGATGGCAACTACGGTGTGCTGGGTGAGACGACGGGGCTCTATCACGGTGTCTTCTCCGCGGCAGGCAAACTGACGTTCCCGATCTTTCAGGAAGGACAGCTGCGCGGTGAGCGCGAGGTCGCCCAGGCGCAGGTCACCGGGCTGCGGCAGCAGGTGGCGAGCCTGAAAGTTTCGATCGAGCAGCAGATTCGCGCGTCGATGATGGATGTTGCGACGGCGCAGGCGCTGGTGCAGGTGGCGCGTTCCAATGTCGACCTTGCTTCGCAGCAGCTTCAGGACACCACCGACCGCTATATTGCCGGTGTAGATGACAATCTTCCAGTCGTGCAGGCACAGGCAACGTTGGCAGCAGCCAAGAGCAGGCTGGTGCAGACGCTGTATCAGTACAACCAGGCAAAGCTGAACCTGGCCCGCAACACTGGCGTGGTCGAGACGCAGTACAAGACCTATCTGGGAAGATAG
- a CDS encoding tyrosine-type recombinase/integrase, which translates to MALYKRGGVFHYDFTMDGRRYRGTTKEKVASTARMIEAKLMQDAKQRKLTAQRRTLTLAEFSKRFLAWVESTRLEPESKKYYQSGWRMLSGMPIAGVRLAHITTDEAEALRFKHSPANANRALRTLRRMLGKAAEWGVIAASPRIKLVKEYGRSAIIDAEAEFKLLAVATQPLRDILTIILDTGMRPGEVFQMRWEDINWDGGMIFIPRGKTKLSRRFIPMSERVTKALHTRRKDATEGWVFPSDSVVGHITTVATAFETARAKARLSKDIVLYSARHTFATKIMGATGNLSLVMRALGHTNAQTAMIYQHPSLETVRNVVNENHLVIPLSHNSRHTVVM; encoded by the coding sequence ATGGCTCTTTATAAAAGGGGTGGAGTCTTTCATTACGACTTCACTATGGACGGCAGACGTTATCGCGGGACGACAAAGGAGAAGGTCGCTTCGACGGCCCGCATGATCGAAGCCAAGTTGATGCAAGATGCAAAGCAGCGAAAGCTGACTGCACAGCGCAGAACGCTAACGCTCGCTGAGTTCTCAAAGCGGTTTCTTGCTTGGGTGGAAAGCACCCGGCTGGAACCGGAATCGAAGAAGTATTACCAGTCGGGATGGAGAATGCTTTCTGGGATGCCCATTGCCGGTGTGCGACTTGCACACATCACCACGGACGAAGCCGAAGCGCTTCGGTTTAAGCATTCGCCTGCGAATGCCAACCGGGCGTTGCGTACTTTACGTAGGATGTTAGGCAAAGCAGCGGAATGGGGGGTAATCGCGGCTTCTCCCCGTATCAAGCTCGTAAAGGAATATGGGCGGTCTGCGATTATCGACGCTGAGGCGGAGTTCAAGTTGCTTGCGGTAGCGACTCAGCCTCTTCGCGATATTCTCACCATCATTCTCGATACCGGGATGCGTCCTGGTGAGGTCTTCCAGATGCGTTGGGAAGACATCAATTGGGATGGGGGAATGATCTTCATTCCGCGAGGTAAGACAAAGCTTTCACGCCGATTCATTCCCATGAGTGAAAGAGTCACAAAGGCTCTCCACACTCGCAGGAAGGATGCGACAGAAGGCTGGGTATTCCCCTCTGACTCCGTAGTCGGTCATATCACAACCGTTGCCACGGCTTTTGAAACTGCGAGAGCCAAAGCACGGTTGTCCAAGGATATTGTTCTCTACAGTGCTCGCCATACGTTCGCGACGAAGATCATGGGAGCTACCGGCAATCTCTCCCTTGTCATGCGTGCCTTGGGTCACACCAACGCGCAGACGGCCATGATCTATCAGCATCCGAGTCTCGAAACGGTGCGTAATGTTGTGAATGAAAATCACTTAGTCATACCGTTAAGTCACAATTCACGTCACACGGTTGTTATGTAG
- a CDS encoding helix-turn-helix domain-containing protein — MKLLTAKQLSLMLGVPDGTLRYWRNVGLGPVWHKLEGSIRYDVRDVETYVESNRRIPSVRAYMEERNGSL, encoded by the coding sequence ATGAAGTTACTGACAGCAAAACAGCTTTCTCTCATGCTTGGAGTTCCAGATGGAACCCTACGTTATTGGCGCAATGTTGGACTTGGCCCTGTGTGGCACAAGCTAGAAGGTTCCATCCGGTATGATGTTCGGGACGTAGAAACTTACGTTGAGAGCAATCGTCGTATTCCTTCCGTGCGGGCGTACATGGAGGAACGCAATGGCTCTTTATAA
- a CDS encoding MFS transporter codes for MQQGNPEEITQPVPRRRWRIAWLLGIGVLVNYFDRVNLSVSHAALVTAFGISDITFGILSAAYNWTYALCQLPVGVLLDRFGVRKVGRVSAFMWSVASLLAAASPNLGSLFGARLLLGVGEAPTFPANAKATGYWFPPEERGMATAIFDAAAKFASALGVPLLGVILIKAGWRWSFFLTGLVSLLYFFAFYKLYRDPGDDPELSGIEKRHIAGPVSSEWTPLETEPEQRVGLGYLLTRRKVIGLSLGFGSYNYVFYLLLTWLPSYLSSELGIDLLHSFLYTGVPWLFATFTDVLGGWSADHLIKRGYDASNVRKAYLIGGLACGLGIIGTAYSHTAMQALLWISISLGGLSAAAPVGWSVPSIIAPRGSVGSVGGIINFSNQLSGIFAPVVTGYIVAITHSYTWAFWVAAIYLLIGIAGYIFLLGRIEPIESPRQTA; via the coding sequence ATGCAGCAAGGCAATCCTGAAGAGATAACCCAGCCTGTTCCCCGGCGCCGTTGGCGCATCGCGTGGCTGCTTGGCATCGGTGTGCTGGTCAACTACTTCGACCGCGTCAACCTCTCGGTCTCGCACGCGGCGCTGGTGACGGCGTTCGGAATATCGGACATCACCTTCGGCATTCTGTCGGCCGCATACAACTGGACCTACGCTCTCTGCCAGCTTCCAGTCGGCGTTTTGCTCGATCGCTTCGGTGTACGCAAGGTTGGGCGGGTGAGCGCCTTCATGTGGAGTGTGGCATCTCTGCTTGCGGCGGCTTCTCCCAACCTCGGCTCGCTGTTTGGTGCGCGACTTCTGCTTGGCGTAGGCGAAGCGCCGACGTTTCCGGCAAATGCAAAGGCCACCGGCTACTGGTTTCCTCCCGAAGAGCGCGGCATGGCCACGGCGATCTTCGATGCCGCGGCAAAGTTTGCGTCCGCGCTGGGAGTGCCGCTGCTGGGCGTCATCCTGATCAAGGCAGGCTGGCGGTGGAGCTTCTTTCTCACCGGCCTCGTCAGCCTGCTGTACTTCTTCGCGTTCTACAAGCTCTACCGCGACCCCGGCGACGATCCCGAGCTGAGCGGTATCGAGAAGCGACACATCGCAGGGCCGGTCTCCTCCGAATGGACCCCGCTTGAGACTGAGCCCGAGCAGCGTGTGGGACTTGGATACCTGTTGACCCGACGCAAGGTCATCGGGCTCTCGCTTGGCTTCGGCTCCTACAACTACGTCTTTTACCTGCTGCTGACGTGGCTGCCCAGTTATCTCTCAAGCGAACTCGGCATCGACCTGCTGCACTCGTTTCTCTACACGGGAGTGCCGTGGCTCTTTGCCACCTTCACTGATGTGCTCGGAGGCTGGTCTGCCGACCACCTCATCAAGCGCGGTTACGATGCGAGTAATGTGCGCAAGGCGTACCTGATCGGCGGTCTGGCGTGCGGCCTTGGAATCATCGGCACGGCGTACTCGCACACGGCGATGCAGGCGCTCCTCTGGATCAGCATCTCGCTCGGTGGCCTGTCGGCGGCGGCGCCCGTGGGCTGGTCGGTTCCGTCGATCATCGCACCACGCGGAAGCGTGGGGTCGGTGGGCGGCATCATCAACTTCTCGAACCAGCTCTCCGGAATCTTCGCGCCGGTCGTCACTGGCTACATTGTTGCCATCACGCACTCGTATACGTGGGCATTCTGGGTCGCGGCGATCTACCTTCTCATCGGTATCGCGGGCTACATCTTTCTGCTTGGCCGCATCGAGCCTATCGAGTCGCCGCGGCAGACTGCGTAA